A window of Apium graveolens cultivar Ventura chromosome 8, ASM990537v1, whole genome shotgun sequence contains these coding sequences:
- the LOC141677157 gene encoding G-type lectin S-receptor-like serine/threonine-protein kinase At1g11410 gives MCCRISLLAYIFVLLVIRPCFSVDLITQNKPFKDGDVLISEGEIFELGFFSPGTSINRFVGVRYYKIPEKNVVWVANRDIPVTNTSGVLSIDKTGRLVLSYSGTPQDPVWSSNISASGDSNFSAKLLDTGNLVVFKDDYSEQNVIWQGFDHPTDTHLPGMKISLNKKTGESKFITSWKSPENPGTGQYSLKFEVNESNSQLFIYNGLERLMRVGPWNGLTFSGYPEYTVSGVDKLSRQYYVDNEEEVSWYYTINNPENITRFVMNETRGLGERLNWDPVLQKWYAFWTGPEDPCDFYRHCGAFSNCNPANVGQQGCECLPGYKSKGDSLTDRSQCLTKSESLVCRNGEGFIEVPRIKVPDTSNAHMEPDFGIKACNNLCLNNCSCTGYTIANVSNGSGCFTWYRDLVDIRQFSNGGQVLYLRVDHAELVSGNDSKKRLLKVLLPVVLVILLTLLLPYWLHRNKKTRVTEGDDGQLELFDSPQNNDERGTSSTEVHPFLLRTIVAATDNFSLSKKLGEGGFGTVYKGQLQGGQEIAVKKLSITSSQGIEEFKNEIILIAKLQHRNLVQLLGYCIQEKMLVYEFLPNGGLDCFIFAKKSVLNWRTRFEIAMGIARGMIYLHQDSRLRIIHRDLKASNVLLDASMNPKISDFGMARIFSSDQNEDTTRRVVGTYGYMSPEYAMEGLFSIKSDVFSFGVLLLEIISGRRNNSNFDRENTLNLIGHVWDQWLKDTPLEIVDPSLGEPYAVSEVLRCIHVGLLCVQESAAVRPTMSEVASMLSNERTPPSQPEQPAFINRATRYFGPVRSCSYSGLGATALSEMTISTIEGR, from the exons ATGTGCTGTAGAATAAGCTTACTCGCATACATTTTCGTATTACTTGTAATCAGACCATGCTTTTCCGTCGACTTGATCACACAAAACAAACCTTTTAAAGATGGTGATGTTCTTATCTCTGAAGGAGAAATCTTTGAGCTTGGATTCTTTTCCCCTGGTACCTCTATTAATCGATTCGTTGGTGTTAGGTATTACAAAATTCCTGAAAAAAACGTTGTTTGGGTGGCCAACAGAGATATTCCAGTAACAAACACTTCTGGTGTTCTATCTATAGATAAAACAGGACGGCTTGTTCTATCTTACAGTGGAACTCCACAAGATCCAGTTTGGTCAAGTAACATTTCAGCATCCGGAGATAGCAATTTCTCAGCTAAGCTACTGGATACAGGGAACTTAGTTGTGTTTAAGGATGACTATAGTGAACAGAATGTCATATGGCAGGGATTTGACCATCCTACGGATACACATCTTCCGGGAATGAAGATAAGTTTGAACAAAAAGACCGGAGAAAGTAAGTTCATCACTTCTTGGAAGTCACCTGAAAATCCAGGAACAGGTCAGTATTCTTTAAAATTTGAGGTTAATGAATCAAATTCCCAACTCTTCATTTACAATGGTTTGGAACGGTTGATGCGAGTTGGACCCTGGAATGGCCTCACATTTAGTGGTTATCCGGAATACACAGTAAGTGGTGTTGATAAATTATCCCGACAATACTATGTTGACAATGAAGAAGAGGTTTCCTGGTACTATACTATCAATAATCCTGAAAATATTACACGATTTGTTATGAACGAGACAAGAGGTCTTGGCGAAAGATTGAACTGGGATCCAGTTTTGCAAAAATGGTATGCATTCTGGACTGGGCCAGAAGACCCTTGTGACTTTTATAGGCATTGTGGTGCATTTAGTAATTGCAACCCGGCCAATGTAGGCCAGCAAGGTTGTGAGTGTCTTCCAGGATACAAGTCTAAAGGGGACTCTCTGACTGATAGATCGCAGTGTCTGACAAAATCTGAGTCCCTCGTGTGTAGAAATGGTGAAGGATTCATAGAGGTCCCCAGAATTAAGGTTCCTGATACCAGCAATGCACATATGGAGCCGGATTTTGGAATTAAAGCTTGCAACAACTTATGCTTGAATAACTGCTCGTGTACCGGGTATACAATTGCTAATGTTAGTAATGGTAGTGGATGTTTTACATGGTACCGAGACTTGGTAGATATCCGACAATTCTCCAATGGAGGTCAGGTTCTGTATTTAAGGGTAGATCACGCTGAGTTAG TTTCAGGTAATGACTCGAAAAAGAGGCTGCTAAAAGTTTTGCTCCCAGTGGTGCTCGTCATCTTGCTCACACTTCTTTTGCCATATTGGTTGCACAGGAACAAGAAAACGAGAg TTACAGAAGGAGACGACGGACAACTTGAATTGTTTGACAGTCCCCAGAATAATGACGAAAGAGGAACAAGTAGCACAGAGGTGCATCCATTTTTGCTGAGGACAATTGTTGCAGCCACGGataatttttcactttctaaGAAGTTAGGAGAAGGTGGTTTTGGCACGGTATACAAG GGGCAACTGCAAGGTGGACAAGAAATTGCGGTGAAAAAATTATCAATTACATCAAGCCAAGGGATTGAGGAATTCaaaaatgaaatcattcttatAGCAAAACTTCAGCACAGGAACCTAGTACAGCTGTTGGGATATTGCATCCAAGAGAAAATGTTAGTCTACGAGTTCTTGCCAAACGGAGGATTAGATTGCTTCATTTTTG CAAAAAAGTCGGTGCTAAATTGGCGCACACGCTTTGAAATTGCAATGGGAATTGCTCGAGGAATGATATATCTTCACCAGGACTCCAGATTAAGAATCATTCACAGGGATTTAAAAGCTAGCAATGTTCTACTGGATGCTTCCATGAACCCTAAAATATCGGACTTTGGAATGGCCAGAATATTTAGCAGCGACCAAAATGAAGATACTACAAGGAGAGTTGTTGGAACATA TGGTTATATGTCACCGGAATATGCTATGGAAGGACTTTTCTCAATCAAATCGGATGTATTCAGCTTTGGAGTTCTCCTATTAGAAATCATCAGTGGCAGAAGGAACAATAGTAATTTCGATAGAGAAAACACATTGAATTTAATTGGTCAT GTTTGGGATCAGTGGCTAAAAGATACACCTCTGGAAATAGTTGATCCGTCATTGGGTGAGCCATATGCTGTTAGTGAAGTTTTAAGATGCATTCATGTCGGGTTATTGTGTGTACAAGAATCTGCAGCTGTTCGTCCAACAATGTCTGAGGTAGCCTCTATGTTGTCTAACGAAAGAACTCCTCCATCGCAACCAGAACAGCCTGCATTCATAAACCGAGCAACAAGATATTTTGGACCTGTAAGGTCATGTTCTTATTCTGGACTCGGAGCTACTGCTTTATCTGAAATGACAATAAGTACGATTGAAGGTCGATAA